CCTCGTTTGTCCGTCGGTATTCAGTTTCCTGCAGACCTGCCTCTTTTTCTCCCgactgtgagtgtgtttgtgtgtctgaagGCTGGTCCAGGAAATGCGCAAAACACGTCAGTTGTTGCGCGGAGAGGGCTGAGTGAGTGCTGCACTGGAGCGGCCCTGCTGCTGGAACCGCTGCTTCGGAGGAATCGGCGCTCTGGTCAAGCATCACCCACAGGGCTGTAAAGAtgaacgtgtgtatgtgtgtgtgaataccaAGTGTGAATAATGCACCCTGCTGAAGTCATGCAATGCATGACGGACCGTATGTAGACCGCAGGTGTCTTAATTCACAGTCGTTTTTACTTGTTTGTATCATTAATGattgtttgaaatgacatgatcCACCTACATTCGATTGCCATTTTAGTAGCAATGTATGGATGTTATTCTCTTCTTGCATAAGGTTGTTTACAGTGATGCACTGTGAGAACTGCAGtggaaaacaaatatttagcCGTTTTTCTCCACCACATTTATTTTCTGATTGAGTTGAAACTCTGAAAATTCACAAAGGCAAATACAGTATTGTTTAATTGAATTATTGTAGCAAGTTAAGTGGATGAAAGCCAAGATGAACTAATATTAGGTTACAGTGTGTATCTGCAGCAAAAAAAGAGGTAATATAACTAAATGAaggcatatatttttttatgtatcttcTACATTGAAATgggtaaataataattaaataattataaaaataatttgaaacactTTGACAAGTTTGATCTTGAAAATGTGACGTTGAGGTCCTTCTCAACATCAATAGTCAGCCGAAAGCGCCACCTCGTGGATGGAATTTCTATTACACCATAGATGACGTTTGATGATCAAACGAAGAAATTATAACTAATGTGTGCTGCCTACTGCTGcatcattcatttaaatgtcaGTGCGCGATCAATGGCGTCATGAAAGCACATATACATTTCTTAAGCGTGCTTTACAAATGCTTCCCTGTTCCCCTTTCTTGAGATGCTTCATAGTGTAGAACATTTTATTTAGGAAACAGCTTTTGCTCAGGGGGGAGATAAAATGGGATAGAGGAGCTCAGTGTGTAACATTTAAGCAACTTTAATGATAACGATTAAGATTAAAATCGCATTAAGTGAGTTACAAAAATCCAGTAGATGGCAGTGTCATTAAAGAAGTATTGGGTGGACAGTTACTGAATCTGCAGTATATTGCTTTGTCTTCTGAACTGTTAGCATCTTTTAAAGAGAAGATCCCTTGATGAGGTTAATTCAAGTAAATTTTATATGAGCATACATACAAATCCCATTATCAAATCTGCTTAATGTATCAAGTGtataatttaaaaagataaaagagATACAGAAAGATTCCGGGTAACAGGTAAAATATAACCCTCCATATTTTGGTTTATGATGTAACCATGAGTATGTTtgctgagttcacatctctagaTTTGCAGTGACCAATAAGGCTGAGCCACTggagaaatattaattattgtagAGCATATCCCTCTATGGATAAAAGCACCAGAGACCCTCTGAAAGTTGACCaagaactgtttttatgaatttattgtcATTAATGTAAGCGCAATTATAGGTCAGGATCACTAAAGTGCAAAATTAAGTTGAATAATACTGGGATAATATCTACTATTAAAATTACATCACATATACATTAAATCCCATAGAACAGATTTCTCcgtttaatgcatttcattttgaGCTGTGTGTCCTTTTGTTTCAGACACAATAATTAGATGAGTGATGTCTGCTGGAGAATGAATGGTGATGTTGTTTCAACATCAGGACTTTCCCTTTAGGCTGATTCTCAGCCTGCGTTGACATTAGTCGAAGATGTTCTAGCTCGCACTATACGGCCTCACACGAGTCTAGCATGTGGTGTGGCTCCAAATGATGACATCACCAGTAGGAGGAAAATGAATGCCCCTTTGAGACACTGATAGTGCAGGGTTTATGAGTGTGTAGGCTCTGTGTTGTAAGAATAGAAGCGGCCACTTAGGGCTCTTTGAGGGTCTTAAAGCTTACTTCATTCCACCCCCAAAATGCCAGCGTCTATGTTCATACACATAGTGCATTAGAAATCACTGTCCGCAACTGCCAATAGTGGAAATCAGACCTCTGTGGACAATGCTTCTTTGTTTGAACATAAATAGACACATGAAAGGCCGTTCTGAACAAACTTAAACCTCATGACCAGAATCATATGTAACATGGCACATTCAATTTTGTGCATCAGTCtggatatgtaaaaaaataaaaataactcataacATTCCCCATATGTGCATTACAAACACAGTATCTTCTCTAATAAATCATATAGGCACCCATTTATGGGTGAGCATTTTTTCCCTTTATGAGACTTTTTTAGTGTCTCATAAAACACAGTATTTGCTCTCAGattatacagaagaaaaaaatatgtaaaaacaggGCGCAATGTATTCTATTAATATGAAATAAGTtcccatatttatttttacagatgttttttACCTGTATTAGAATTTTGCATTTGATTACATTTGTTTAGGGTCAACAGAAATGTCCATAAAATTACTAGATAATTTCCTggcaaaattaatattattatttttcatacacATCTGAAATTAATTGTAGTTAAACAGCATTccattaaatgacattaaaaaaaagtgtaataaaagaataattgcttaaaaactctttttaatgtatacatttatgaTTTTATGTATCCTGAATATGCAAAAAATTAAAGAACACACTTTGACAAAAGCAGCTTGATTGatgatgcataataataataataaaattataattcattgttctagaaaataataatctaaacatgtttttattattataaacatttattaaaaaaatttttattgatataactggataaaataaatatgaacaaatattttGCTTTTGAATGCTTaagccatttattttttatttgtgtgtgtgggtgtgtgttaaaagagtttgtttacataatatgtgtgtactgtgaatatttattatgtatatataaagacacacacaaatgtacagtacacacacattatgcAAACTCTTATGTAATGTTATGTATTGTATGCGATTAATcccgattaatcgtttgacagcatatatatatatggtaattaGTATGTGATATTGCCAACATTTCCTTTTTAAGATTTAATGACATTATGGATCACTCTCTCATTGATAagcaatacacaaacacacactactgaGCTGTTAAAGGCAACAGATGGCTACTTTGCCTGATTGACTATAATCATTAATCATTCATCCCGCGGCACTCATGCATTATCTCGAGCCTCCACGTTTTCAGGGTGGCAACCGAGGCAACGCTCTCTCGATCTGCGATCTCATTGGCTAGCCATACGCTCGTCACTCCCCCATCCGTCGGAAGTGCGTTCTCCTCCTGCGTCTCCCTACAGTCTGAACCCGCCTGCGAGCTCGCGCTATCGGCCTCTTCGTCGCGCGTTTGCTCGGTTTGTCAGGCAGAAGCACGGGCTTGGTGGATCGGAGATCTGGCCTTGGATTATGCTGCCATTCCAACCGACCAGAAGGATGTGGGATTCAGCGGCTCTCCTGCTTTTAAAAATCCAACCTCAGGAACGAACACGTCTGTGTTTTATTCGCCAGGGCTGAGCGTATGTGGGACAGTAGCGAGTCTAACAGCTTTAAAAGCCTTCAGACAAAAGACGGCTGCGAAGTaatattcaccaaaaaaaaaaaaaaagcgtaagTACTTCAGTTTGCGGTGTCCGCGCTCTGCATTACAATGCGCCGTGCTTCGCGTATTCTAACGCGTTATTTCTATCCGCTTTTATGCGTGATTTAATGTAACGGAACGCGAGTGATGTCACCGCTGCTTTTGCATGTTTCCCCTCTGCGAATGTTACAATGTAACATTCCAAAAGACTCCAGtgtgtgagtctctctctctctctcccttccacGTTGCTCACTCACTCGATACCTGCTCGTCACTTAAAATCCTGAAATTAAAATCACCACAAACATAGCACACGTTTGATATGAGTGTTAAGTATCTGTCTGTGTTCAATGATATAAGCGTTGTGACGCTATTTTTGCTGTTATGCTCTGATAGACAGTAGGCTATACATTACTGTAGCTTTTGCAATTATATTCTCCACTGACCTCTTCgtacaaaaatacaaacaaacgaAGCTACTGAATCTACTTCGTAGCAGTCAAACGGCTCAGTTTCTTATCATTGTCAGCTGCATGTTGTTTGCGGCTAATTGATATAACTTTGGTCCTAGTTATGCTAGTTAAAACGTGTCTAGTCCACCATCAAGATATTGTTGAAAATTATGCGTGAGGGAAAGTGTAAACTTTTTACTTTTCCCCACattattacaataattttaaatgcttgttgtgacatttattattattattttaagtacagATTCTCCATGTATTCACCTCAGAAATGGGGGTGATGTGAGTTTTTACATCATTGTTTCCTAAAATTGTGCAATTGCCCAGTTGTTTGGCACTCTGAATTCGCAGAATATTTAAGTTGGTAAGGTTACGTCACAGGATACGCTCTTGCCCCAAGTCATTCCACGTCTTTGTCTCTGAAAGTAATGTTCCACAAATAACTATTCTTTACTTTTTTCCTTCgttttgtttttctccttttgAAAGAAAACACACTTCCGCCCCTTAATGCTGTCCAAAAGCCAGGCCACTCATCTGGACCCCATGAGAATAGGCGTGTCGAACTGAGAGAAATTGCAGAGGATATTTTCTGGGTTTAATATGAGGCTGCTTAACAGCGGTAGTCTAACTTTGTCCAATTTTTCTCTTTAGGGTGAAGCACTTAGGTGTAGTTTAGCTGCTACTTCAGAAGGTCGTTATAGTGGATAAACAGATCATAATACACACATAATCTATGCtttgataatatatttttattgctaaactgtaatagtttaaattttaaatgttgtgcattttaatagtttaaatgtGCAAGATTACCTATTACATTTTCAGCATACAATTTTAGCACCatgtacatttctaatttttTCTCAGTTTGAAGCAAAGTTGGACTGCATTTAGTTATGCAAGATAATTAAAGTCACTGGTCAGTTTCATGTGTTGATTAATACAGTTCTGCAGCAAcgcttaatttttttctgttattatacTGTTTATTTGTGTTGTCATGTCTGTAGTTTCAAACTCTTTCTTTTCTCAATCTTTTCTAACTCTTGCTACACATTGCAATGCATTCAAGAAATCcatgtatgatttattatttcCAAGGCAATATTAGCATAAATAATCAATAGAAGCTTATGAGTCACTTCTTTAGAATGCCTTAGTCtccttttgtgaaaaaataagtaCACACTACACAGGATAGAGGTAGATGAGCTGCTGAGCTCATGACACTCATTCACAATGGCACTTCATCCACATACTCATGACCTACACCGCCAAATTGAAGTGCCTTTATGCAAGAGAGCTACACGAGGAGTTTCACATCCCAAACTGCTGGTCTGATAATGACATGTGCTTGAGCTCTGGCCTTGTTAATTTTGGGGAACTCTCTTGCTTTTCTGCATTTTCTCCTCCAAGAGAAGTTGGATCAGAGCAGTTTTTGAGAGAAGACAAACTGTCCCTATTTGACCGTCTAATTAGGAGTCTGAAGAAAAGGCTTCTGAAGAGAACTTACACAAGAAATGCACAGTCACAGAAGTGAGAGTTATCCAACTGTTCTCATTATGTCTCATCTCTGCACTCATTTATTAGCAGAAAGAATGGCAAGAACGAAAAAAACAATTTGTTTGCTGAGGATGCATTGACTTGTAGTGTATCTGTAACGGAGGCCAGTGAGTGGTGCTGTACGGGTaaatagttcacccccaaaaaattGTGGTCTCGGGCCATCCAAAATATAGgtgagtttgtttttttcatcccaacagatttggagaaatgtattaaATTCCATCACTTGCTTATCAATGGATTCTCTGTAGTTTATAGGAATAGGAGTCCAAACtgattataaaaacatcacaataatccacaagtaattcacacaattccagtccatcaattaatggcTTGTTTGTATGAAAGAAATcaatcattaaggcatttttactttaaatccTCTTTTTTCGGCcaagagtccataatccataacaccTCACCAGTGAAAAAAGTCCATcccttgttgtcctctcacatcaaaatccacccacatatttgtttagactctttttgcatgtaaatggtgcttgatttgtgcatatttctcctgattcaggcgagatgactttttcactggggaaagcaatattatggatagatgaCTTTTCTGTTTTGACAGAATTTACTGTCTAAAGTTAAAAATGTGTTCTTGGTGGAATTATTTCTTACAAATATGcaacttttcatttcacaagatgttaattgatggactataGTCATGTggactacttgtggattattgtgatgtttttatcagctgtcttaAATAtgtttctgatggcacccattcactgcagatgatccatcggtgagcaagtgatgtaatgctaaagaaaaaaaaatacggagaaagaaaattaaacaacatgagggtgagtaaatgatgaaaaaaaagttgaaaaaactcATTCTCAGAAATGTTCTTCAAAAAGTTACTTCACCtttgttgtcccaggaacatttTGGACAGAATAACCGCTCTGAGCATTCATTCTTGGAAGCCAAAacggtttgtttttgtgaaagtgatTTGCATAGTCAAGAAAAAATTATGCCAACTCCCATGGAAAAAAAACCCAAGGCTGATGCATGTTATATTGCAGTGCATTAGATATCTATTTGGAGTCTGAAAGGGGagattgagcaaaaaaaaaaaaagcgtgtgaaaaaataaaagattccATGTCTCATCATGTCATATATTTGAAGTGTTATATGAATGTTACTCTGCAGGTGCAACGTTGTTTTTTTGGCTGGCAATCAGCTAcagtaaatgtgtaaatgttgatttaatgtgtgtttgcCAAAGATCAACTTCTCAGCACTTAAACATTTAATGAAACCTTTAGTATTGTTGCTGGAATGAAACTGGATAATTGGGTGGCTTAGAGCATTGGTGCTTGAAGCTCTAGATCATTGGATGGGTTCAGTCCAAAGCCCTATCTCAGTGTGTCAGTGTTTATTATGTAACTCTCTGCATAACATCTCGCTGCTCTTTCCTGGCATATTTCAAGTAATTTACTATTTCAGAAAGGCTTAGCTTGTACCAGATAGTTTAAATTTGCTGTCTTTGATATGTTACAAAAAATCAAACATGTTGAAACATTATGATACGCAATAGCTTTAATTAACTTTTGTAGGCtctgtgatttattttcttttttattttattttgtgcatttgtccTGTTGATACATTTTGTGTTGCTACATTCCATCTAACGACGAGTGTTGGTATGATTTGGATATGAGAATAATGTCCCATACAATCCAGCCTGTCCAGAACTTTTTGGAGTTGCTGGAAGATTTTTTGTAAGCTTATGAGATTGACTGTTCAAATATTAAGTTCtccttttaaataatatgtattatccTGGCATTAGACTAGTCAGCCATATATTTTGCTCTGTGAAGATGATACATTTGGTCTTCTCTTATAATGGGGTGATCTGAGCTTGATCTACCGGTGGCCTCAATTTAGCATAATTTGTGCAGTGCAACCACAGTGTTTTAAACAAGATCAGCACTTTTTCTTCCTGAAAAAGGGAACAGAAACCACCCCTCAGACAGAATTTTTCTTGTCGGTCTGCATGTTCTCTGTCTGTGCTCCCCCTATCCATTCTTTTTTACCTCTCtgttgtgcattttgagtgtGTCTGCTGCCATGACAGTGAAAGTTCTTGGTCAGGTCCAGACTGGCTCAGTAATACAGTACATACCAGCAGATCAGCTGGGAGCAGATCCCTCAGTTCATTTATAGCCATGGCCTTGTGTAGATGCATGTCTGCCTGACAACTCTCTGCTAACTGTACCACTCCTGCACCCAACCAACATATACATGCTCTTTGTGTCCAAAAAGATGCAAGCATTTTTTGTTTCACATTCCATTTTGTCAAACTACCACCTTAACATCGCCCTAAAATTAACAAACATCTAACAAAGGGATCTCCAACCATACTCCTGGAGATCTACTGACATGCAGACTTCAGTTACAACAATGATCCAGCACACCTATCTGTGATTTATCAAGAAGCCGTGAACACACTGATTAGTTGCTTCAGGTTTGTTTGATATGTGGATAGTAGCTCttcaggagcagggttggagacccCGGTCTAACATTTCTTATCCATTATACACCAAGATAATCACAAGTCTCTGATTTATGAACAACAAAAAGATTTTAATCTCTAATTATTTGTTTCCCTGATAGGTTGTTGTCTCCATTCTATGGAGAAAGTGAGCAAGATGTGGGGTAACCTCAGGAGTCGATGCCAAGCCCTCTTCCACAACGATGGCTCAGAGTCCCATCTGTGTAGCCAGGATTTAGATTGTGTCCACCGTGTTGTGGACTTGGGCAGGGGAACACATGCAGAACCCTATGAAACTAGGTCTTTCACACCCTCACGCACCGTCTCACCACTCCCATTGGTTCCTGGAGGACGTAGAGCCCATAACTGTGTGGCAGATATTCCCCAGATAGTAGAAATCTCCATTGACAAAGAGAGTGAGGATGCACGGAGGGGTCCCCTTGTCCGTAGGGACTCCTACTCACGCCACGCTCCCTGGGGAGGTAAAAAGAAGCATTCTTGCTCAACTAAAACACAAAGTTCACTTGAGGCTGACAGGCGAACAGGGCGCTCAAGGGGAAGTACAGCTAGGAGGGAGCGTCGCTATGGAGTTAGCTCTATCCAAGAGATTAATGATTCTGTAGGAGCTGGCAGCAGTGGGCGCAGCCTTAGCACCCGTTCTCTACGACAACGACTTAGGGAAACCGTAGGCTTGTGCCTTCCTCTCCCCACACAGCATCGCTCTCAGTCAGCCAAAGGCCAGGTCTCCTCCAAACGTAAGATCCACCTTACTGAACTCATGCTCGAAACATGCCCTTTCCCACCCGGTTCAGATCTGGCCAACAAGTGGCACCTAATTAAGCAACATACGGCGCCAGTAAGCCCTCATTCCTCAACTGCTCTTTTAGATGCATTTGATTCGGCACATCCATCCCCTGAGGACGAGGAGGAGAGGCTGCGTGAACGGCGTAGACTTAGCATAGAGGAAGGAGTGGATCCCCCTCCAAATGCACAGATCCATACGCTGGAAGCAACTTCACAAAACTCTTCCCTATATAAACTGGGACCAAAGATGGCTCCTGGTGTTGCGGAAGGACTTGGTGAGGGCAGAAGTCTGGGGAAAGTCTCCTCTATTTCTGGGGTCTTATCGGGGATTGCCCCACAGGTTGCAGCGAGTATGGCAGTGCCATCCCACACTGTTGACTGTGACTCTGAGGAGGACTCAACTACTCTTTGCTTACAGACACGGAGGCCCAAGCAGAGGCATGCTTCTGGGGACACTCACTGCTCCAGACAGCCAGGGCCTTGGAAGGTCCACACGCAGATTGACTATATTCATTGTTTGGTGCCCGACCTACAGGCCATAACTGCTCTTCCTTGTTATTGGGGGGTGATGGACCGGTACCAAGCAGAAGCACTGCTGGACGGACGACCAGAGGGCACCTTCCTGTTACGTGATTCTGCTCAGGAGGACTACTTGTTTTCCGTTAGCTTTCGACGTTACAATCGTTCACTGCATGCTCGCATTGAACAATGGAATCACAACTTTAGCTTTGATGCACATGACCCCTGTGTCTTCCACTCTTCCACAGTAACAGGCCTGCTGGAGCACTATAAGGACCCCAGTGCCTGTATGTTCTTTGAGCCCCTGCTCACTGCTCCCTTACACCGGACTTTCCCTTTCAGCCTTCAGCATCTGGCACGAGCTGCCATCTGCAGACACACCACCTACGATGGCATTGGTGCCCTGCCACTGCCTCCAACCATGCAGGACTTCCTGAAGGAGTATCACTACAAACAGAAAGTCCGTGTCCGCTGGCTAGAGAGAGAGCCACCACTCAAGGTCAAATGAGGTCTGGCTCTGCGCCCAAGAGAGGCAGGATTGTGGGCAAGAGCTTTGCCGCCAGAGGAGTATGTGGCTCATATTATCCATCACATAGCTGGCTTTAGATACACAGCAACATAGGATGTTATGAACTTTCAGCAGTTTTTTCCCTGTTAATACTACACATGGAATCCATACAAATGTTTCCGTGCAGTACATTATGTCAAGCTAGCTTAAACGCTGAAGTGTCAAGCATGCCAGGAATGAGATGGTCTTATTCTCTCTAATCTTTTCCAATGAACTTATCCTTTGGATCTCCACCATCCTGCCCGCATGCCCCTTTCATTCTGTCTTCTAGTGTTTTACACTATTTTGAATAGTAAAACTGGGTGTTGTCACATTAACCAGCCTCTTTTGTCAGGCAAATGGATCAACAGAATCTTAGTCCactgattaaaatatattcaaggaATCTTGTAAGTCTTCATACCTGAAATATCTGCTACTTCTAATAATTTGATGTTAAATATCTAGTCACATAAACCATATGCCTATTTGCTAAGTCATGGCTAATCGATCAGCAATACCTTCAAGATACTTTACAGTGACCTCCTACAAGTGTCAAGTTCCCTGAAGCAGCACTTGTTAAGCCTTGTGTACATGGACAAAATCACAGTTCGATACACGCACCTCTCAGCACTAagcatgctttatttttaaaatcgaGGCAGACAGAAATGAAAGACATGAACTAATTGCAAGGAGGAGGGAGCACAGTGTACAATGATGTGATAGGGAGGACAGATTATTTAAAACTAGGCCCTCATGTAGTGTCATCCCAGCATAATCCTTTTAAACAATCTATTTtacaattttctattttttatcaGTGACAGTCTAAAATGACATATGGCACTTTAATTGTTGTTTGTGTTCCGCACAATGACTTATAGACTAaagttaatgaatataaacagattgttttgtttgtttgttttggacctTATTCATAGTATGTCAGTTTATCCCCCATATTCTTCACATAAGTCACCCAAAGTTTATGTAAGTGTCAAGTGTATCTTACATTGCCTGTGCACATGGTTTGTACTCGAGgctaatattgtttaaaatgcaaCAGCCAAAAGTGGACAGAGAAAGTCCCCTTTAAAACTTGTATAAATACCCCCAAGATTGTTGTCCCATAAGATATTGTTGGAAACCAGACAGATGTCATCACTGcgtatatatttaatgtttactgGATTGATGTCTAGTAATGTTATAAAGTGTGATTGGTTCCATTTGAAATGTTGCACTTGTATTCATTATGAAGCATGCGGCTATGCTTCTTTTACTATTTTTGTGTGCACTAGGGATTGAGATTCCCTCAACACTTTAAAGATATAGTTATAAAATTCTATACTTTTGATGTGCTCGGTCTTAGATGAAAAATGATTAAAGTAAACAAATTCACGCTAATATGTTTAATATCAGATGTTCAGTATTGCAATGGTAGACTTTCAAGGTCCAAGCAAATTTCAGACCATGcataataatatgtaaaactGGTACAATTTGCAGTATTTGGGTGTTTGATTATCAGCGACCAAAGGTGTGCATCTCTAGGTTGTTATTGTGAATGAGAAATCTTCCACTATGccttttgattatttatattgGGCTCAATGACTTAAACATAGTGTCTGGCAGAGTCGCACCCATTTTGAAGCCATTTATTTGAACTGCAATTAAATCCACATTTAAACTCTTTTAAAATACACCTCGGTTGTCACTGAAAGGAagtcattttgttaattttagacatttttttactCCGTTTTTCCCGCTTGAATGACCTGAATAAATACGCAAAACAACCATCTTAATTTCTTTCAACCTGCACACTGTATGCTCTGTATACAGGCTCACGTTATGTCAACTGTGTAGTGATAAATGTCAGATGATGTCATCTGCTTTCAAGACTTCAGCTTTGAGAATAATACGCCTTTCATTGAATTTACAGACAAAATAGGAGCGCTTTGTCACAGCAGGCAGTTTCACTATCTCTCCTCGATCCATACATGtggtgtaaaaaacaaaaacaaaaaagacctAGCCTGGTTTTATTTGATTTGCCTGGGTTAGGCTGGTAGGGCAGATAGACCAATTGAAGACCAGCTTAATCtggtttaaaaagtttttttttaagttttttattttacaactaTTATGTGTagacctttttttgttttcaatgttttaaaaaagtaccatggtTTTTAAGATATGGTAACATGGTAATCCCATGGGATTTGGACATGTTCCATCATAGTGTCATATTTTTAGAACATGTACTTCTATGATATCACTGTAAACTGGTACTaccgtacttttttttttttgaaatgcacATAACGCTAACCCAAGGAAATGTTTCCCCTATAGCAAAATCTCAACGATGCTGAAGGCATTCAGCAGAAATTCGTAAAGTTCTTTGCCGTTTCAGGAATGAGTTCAGATGATTTAAGCTGTTGCATTTATGACAAAGCTTCATTTTCAAGGGTACTGGTTTGAGTGCTGTTGAACGCTTAGTGATAGCCTAGCCAAATTCt
The Carassius auratus strain Wakin chromosome 38, ASM336829v1, whole genome shotgun sequence genome window above contains:
- the LOC113057226 gene encoding suppressor of cytokine signaling 5-like isoform X2, translating into MWDSSESNSFKSLQTKDGCEVIFTKKKGCCLHSMEKVSKMWGNLRSRCQALFHNDGSESHLCSQDLDCVHRVVDLGRGTHAEPYETRSFTPSRTVSPLPLVPGGRRAHNCVADIPQIVEISIDKESEDARRGPLVRRDSYSRHAPWGGKKKHSCSTKTQSSLEADRRTGRSRGSTARRERRYGVSSIQEINDSVGAGSSGRSLSTRSLRQRLRETVGLCLPLPTQHRSQSAKGQVSSKRKIHLTELMLETCPFPPGSDLANKWHLIKQHTAPVSPHSSTALLDAFDSAHPSPEDEEERLRERRRLSIEEGVDPPPNAQIHTLEATSQNSSLYKLGPKMAPGVAEGLGEGRSLGKVSSISGVLSGIAPQVAASMAVPSHTVDCDSEEDSTTLCLQTRRPKQRHASGDTHCSRQPGPWKVHTQIDYIHCLVPDLQAITALPCYWGVMDRYQAEALLDGRPEGTFLLRDSAQEDYLFSVSFRRYNRSLHARIEQWNHNFSFDAHDPCVFHSSTVTGLLEHYKDPSACMFFEPLLTAPLHRTFPFSLQHLARAAICRHTTYDGIGALPLPPTMQDFLKEYHYKQKVRVRWLEREPPLKVK
- the LOC113057226 gene encoding suppressor of cytokine signaling 5-like isoform X1; the encoded protein is MEKVSKMWGNLRSRCQALFHNDGSESHLCSQDLDCVHRVVDLGRGTHAEPYETRSFTPSRTVSPLPLVPGGRRAHNCVADIPQIVEISIDKESEDARRGPLVRRDSYSRHAPWGGKKKHSCSTKTQSSLEADRRTGRSRGSTARRERRYGVSSIQEINDSVGAGSSGRSLSTRSLRQRLRETVGLCLPLPTQHRSQSAKGQVSSKRKIHLTELMLETCPFPPGSDLANKWHLIKQHTAPVSPHSSTALLDAFDSAHPSPEDEEERLRERRRLSIEEGVDPPPNAQIHTLEATSQNSSLYKLGPKMAPGVAEGLGEGRSLGKVSSISGVLSGIAPQVAASMAVPSHTVDCDSEEDSTTLCLQTRRPKQRHASGDTHCSRQPGPWKVHTQIDYIHCLVPDLQAITALPCYWGVMDRYQAEALLDGRPEGTFLLRDSAQEDYLFSVSFRRYNRSLHARIEQWNHNFSFDAHDPCVFHSSTVTGLLEHYKDPSACMFFEPLLTAPLHRTFPFSLQHLARAAICRHTTYDGIGALPLPPTMQDFLKEYHYKQKVRVRWLEREPPLKVK